One segment of Candidatus Eisenbacteria bacterium DNA contains the following:
- a CDS encoding insulinase family protein yields MLSRFEPWRPAVAALSLLALVATAVFAGGTEERIKKMKFPPLGDIKVPAPERIELSNGIIVYFLENHDFPLVDIQAQLCTGSIYESKDKAGLAWLMGEVMRSGGSEKYPGDELDLILESTGSRLEIRIADTYGTLSLSTLTDNLDQGLDILADVLRRPIFPEDKIDLGKVQMRTDVSSRNDEPAAILRREFRKIIYGENSPYGWHTEYTTIASISRNDLMEFYKSYLGPDGMIMTVYGDFSLEMIKSKMENLLGDWSPRYGTRPADPPMPGSPSPLVTYAHKEGTTSSSISMGHLSFRADDPDYAAMQVLNRILGEGFSSRLFTGIRSRMGLAYSVHSDDGVSFHHPGIFRAGVETRIDSTVKTTEAVLEEIRKIREEGVTEEELRAAKEGILNGLVFDFSSESSVLNRMAFCEFNNYPPDFLLKYQDAVRGVTVKDLRDIAKRRIRPDEFQILVVGDQERFDEPLSNLGFPVKEIDLTIPDPPSTIDIPVPTAETLAEGQRLLAGAAEALGGSAALKSISSLRMSYQGSITQGGNSLTIDAVIWTIFPNRMRLEQTLPFGAMIQVLDGDEGWVETPMGNRPLPLSQIEDMKADLVRDPVYFLSHHSQLTAQSLGRKTVDGSDYDLVHIPSRQVADWVIYLNPENHQIERMDYKAQSRTGPVSATSIFTDWEPTGGIRFPRSMEVRHNGEDLMRLLMKEVEINPGIDPSHFEKPEDLKSQETGD; encoded by the coding sequence ATGCTATCAAGGTTCGAGCCATGGAGACCGGCGGTCGCCGCGCTATCCCTGCTGGCGCTCGTTGCCACGGCCGTTTTCGCCGGGGGAACGGAAGAGCGCATAAAAAAAATGAAGTTTCCCCCCTTGGGCGATATCAAGGTGCCGGCGCCCGAGCGCATCGAGCTTTCCAACGGCATTATTGTCTATTTTCTTGAGAATCATGATTTTCCGCTTGTCGATATTCAGGCGCAACTGTGCACCGGTTCAATTTACGAATCGAAAGATAAAGCCGGTCTGGCCTGGTTGATGGGCGAGGTGATGCGATCCGGCGGCAGTGAAAAGTATCCCGGCGATGAGCTTGATCTGATCTTGGAGTCGACCGGCTCCCGCTTGGAGATTCGAATCGCTGATACATACGGAACGCTGTCCCTCTCCACACTCACCGATAACTTGGACCAGGGTCTTGATATCCTTGCCGATGTCCTCAGGCGCCCCATATTCCCTGAGGACAAAATCGATCTCGGCAAAGTGCAAATGAGAACCGATGTCTCTTCACGCAATGATGAACCGGCTGCCATCCTTCGCCGGGAATTCCGCAAGATCATCTATGGCGAAAATTCCCCCTACGGGTGGCATACGGAATACACAACCATTGCCTCCATCTCTAGAAACGACCTCATGGAGTTTTACAAATCCTATCTGGGCCCCGACGGCATGATCATGACCGTTTATGGTGACTTTTCCCTGGAAATGATAAAGAGCAAAATGGAAAATCTTCTGGGCGACTGGTCTCCTCGTTACGGGACGCGGCCGGCCGATCCACCGATGCCCGGTTCCCCCTCCCCGCTTGTCACCTATGCCCACAAAGAGGGCACGACCAGCAGCTCCATTTCGATGGGCCATTTGAGTTTTCGGGCCGATGATCCCGATTACGCCGCCATGCAGGTTCTGAATAGAATCCTCGGGGAGGGATTTTCGTCGAGGCTATTCACCGGAATTCGCAGCCGCATGGGGCTGGCCTATTCGGTGCATTCGGATGATGGGGTCTCCTTTCATCATCCGGGGATTTTCCGAGCGGGTGTCGAAACCCGCATCGACTCGACGGTCAAGACGACGGAAGCTGTTCTCGAAGAAATACGGAAGATCAGAGAAGAGGGCGTGACGGAAGAAGAACTCCGTGCGGCCAAAGAGGGGATCCTCAATGGGCTCGTCTTCGATTTCTCATCGGAGAGCTCCGTTCTGAACCGCATGGCGTTTTGTGAGTTTAACAATTATCCGCCGGATTTTCTGCTGAAATATCAAGACGCGGTGCGGGGCGTTACCGTGAAAGACCTGCGGGATATCGCCAAGAGACGCATCCGGCCGGATGAATTCCAGATCCTGGTTGTCGGGGATCAAGAGCGATTCGACGAACCCCTGTCGAATCTGGGTTTCCCTGTAAAGGAAATCGATTTGACCATCCCGGATCCTCCCTCCACCATCGACATTCCGGTTCCCACCGCTGAAACCCTCGCGGAGGGACAGCGATTACTGGCAGGCGCGGCGGAGGCTCTCGGCGGAAGCGCGGCCCTTAAAAGTATCTCGTCTTTACGGATGTCATATCAGGGATCCATCACGCAGGGCGGGAACAGCCTTACAATCGATGCTGTGATCTGGACCATCTTTCCCAATAGAATGCGGCTGGAACAGACCCTGCCCTTCGGCGCGATGATCCAGGTTCTCGATGGCGATGAAGGCTGGGTGGAGACCCCGATGGGCAACCGGCCGCTTCCTCTTTCACAAATCGAGGATATGAAAGCCGATCTTGTTCGTGATCCGGTCTATTTCCTATCGCATCACTCCCAGCTCACGGCCCAATCTCTGGGCCGGAAAACAGTCGATGGATCGGACTATGATCTTGTTCACATCCCCAGCCGGCAGGTGGCCGATTGGGTCATCTACCTCAATCCTGAAAATCATCAAATAGAGAGAATGGATTACAAAGCCCAGAGCCGCACCGGCCCTGTCTCCGCGACCTCCATCTTCACTGATTGGGAGCCGACCGGCGGTATTCGCTTCCCCAGAAGCATGGAAGTGCGGCATAACGGAGAAGATCTCATGAGGTTGTTGATGAAAGAGGTGGAAATAAACCCTGGGATCGATCCGTCTCATTTCGAGAAACCAGAGGATCTGAAATCTCAGGAGACCGGGGATTGA
- a CDS encoding insulinase family protein codes for MKVRERILKSCLPALLVIGLVGPLSSTAADSSFEELAGQVQRFELENGLRFLVLERHDAPVFTFFTLVNVGGVDESGGNTGLAHMFEHMAFKGTTSLGATDFKAEMQAMQKTDEAFDAWLSEHRKGILADPERLEDLDAAFKEAREEAGRYVTTNRFPELIEEYGGRGLNAFTGTDMTGYFYSLPSNKLEFWALLESDRFANPVLREFYKERDVVIEERRRGSESTPLGRLYNETLSVAFLAHPYRDGIIGHRSDLESFTRDDAREFYKTYYIANNMVIALVGDVDFETVEKLAKKYFSKIPSGPHPPYVDTIEPEQAAERRVIMEEEAQPVVMIEYHIPSKRHPDWYTYELLADILGSGRTSRLNEAISKRDKMVGRIGASVGTPGDKYPNLFSIFAIVAEGHKPLEVEEAIYQEIDRLVKDGVTQEELDKVRSRIKSGFVRRLRSNWGMAYQLAIFETEFGDGRRLFNVLDHYSGITPGDIQRVASEVFKKRNRTVGILKRPEPGESS; via the coding sequence ATGAAGGTCAGAGAAAGAATCCTGAAAAGTTGCCTGCCGGCCCTTCTCGTCATTGGGCTTGTGGGTCCCCTTTCATCAACAGCCGCTGATTCCTCATTTGAGGAACTGGCCGGGCAAGTTCAGCGATTCGAACTGGAGAACGGCCTTCGTTTTCTGGTCCTCGAACGGCACGACGCCCCGGTCTTCACATTTTTCACACTGGTTAATGTCGGAGGCGTTGATGAAAGCGGCGGGAATACCGGCTTGGCCCATATGTTCGAGCATATGGCGTTCAAGGGCACAACGAGCCTGGGGGCCACCGACTTCAAGGCCGAGATGCAAGCCATGCAGAAAACGGATGAGGCTTTTGACGCCTGGCTCTCGGAACATCGCAAGGGAATTCTTGCCGATCCCGAACGCCTCGAGGATCTGGATGCCGCCTTTAAAGAGGCCAGGGAAGAGGCGGGCCGTTATGTCACGACGAACCGCTTTCCCGAACTGATTGAGGAATATGGCGGCCGCGGTCTCAATGCCTTTACCGGAACCGATATGACCGGCTATTTCTACAGCCTGCCGTCGAATAAACTGGAATTTTGGGCCCTATTGGAAAGCGACCGGTTCGCGAACCCAGTTCTGCGGGAATTTTATAAGGAACGGGATGTCGTGATTGAAGAGCGGCGCCGGGGATCCGAATCGACCCCCCTCGGCCGGTTATACAATGAGACCTTATCGGTCGCCTTCCTTGCCCATCCGTACCGCGACGGCATTATCGGTCATCGTTCCGACCTTGAGAGTTTCACACGCGACGATGCAAGGGAATTTTATAAAACATACTATATCGCCAACAACATGGTGATTGCCTTGGTAGGCGATGTTGACTTTGAGACTGTCGAAAAACTGGCCAAGAAATATTTCTCCAAAATCCCTTCGGGCCCCCATCCTCCCTATGTCGACACCATCGAACCAGAACAGGCGGCTGAACGGCGCGTCATCATGGAGGAAGAGGCTCAGCCGGTGGTCATGATCGAGTATCACATCCCCTCCAAACGGCACCCTGATTGGTACACATACGAATTGCTGGCCGATATTCTCGGCTCCGGCAGAACGAGCCGGCTGAACGAAGCGATCTCCAAACGAGACAAGATGGTCGGCCGTATCGGGGCGAGTGTCGGCACACCCGGGGACAAATATCCCAATCTGTTTTCCATCTTCGCCATCGTCGCCGAGGGCCACAAACCGCTCGAGGTGGAAGAAGCCATTTATCAAGAGATTGACCGCTTGGTGAAGGACGGCGTGACACAGGAAGAATTGGACAAGGTCCGCAGCCGCATCAAATCCGGATTTGTCCGCCGCCTCAGGTCAAACTGGGGCATGGCCTACCAACTCGCGATATTCGAAACGGAATTCGGCGACGGAAGGCGGTTATTCAATGTTTTGGATCATTATAGCGGGATAACACCGGGAGATATCCAGAGGGTCGCATCAGAAGTCTTTAAAAAGCGCAATAGAACGGTTGGCATACTAAAGCGGCCCGAGCCGGGTGAATCATCATAG
- the argS gene encoding arginine--tRNA ligase — protein sequence MSKIQKLSEPRHPVERFYQAIIAALLAPLALPSGWLESLDPPLEPVTPPKPEMGDLALPCFPLAKSLKRAPAEIAATIAAAHPTGIPADRMASLMGRPSAPGLTGIAAAGPYVNFKLDTGGLVSWLLPMILEGEAPYGAPLPPTGRKIVLEYSGPNTNKPLHLGHVRNNVLGMSLSNILAATGENVVRVNIVNDRGIHICKSMISYRRWGKGLTPQDEKIKPDHFVGNLYVLFDQKLKGERAEWEKNHQSSASAADEAADEWRSDAEAAEDEFLAQSSLMHEARECLRAWEAEDPETRRLWKRMNDWVYEGFRETYKRMGCTFENWYRESETYKLGKEVVDKGLEQGVFYRKSDGSVWARLESEGLDDKLLLRSDGTSIYITQDLGTAVKRYEDEQMDRSLYVVGSEQVHHFKTLFAILKILGYPWAGGCHHVRYGLINLPRGMGKLKSREGRRVDADTLLDQLRDMAVEKIESAIEEGKMDRSEVGDLLEAAERVGQAALKLYLLQVSADKNIVYDPDATLQFAGDTGPAIQYSHARIHGILRKGIAQGLVSEEDLDRESTNGFASIRVRGDAVNPALLTDPHERALLMQLMAYPAAIDLAARTLSPSPVANYLLELTKMFARFYHNCPVLKADTKELVLTRLQLCLATAGLLRRGLALLTVEAPERM from the coding sequence ATGTCTAAAATCCAGAAATTATCCGAGCCGCGGCACCCGGTGGAACGCTTTTACCAGGCCATTATCGCAGCGCTTCTGGCGCCGCTGGCGCTCCCATCCGGCTGGCTGGAAAGCCTGGATCCTCCTTTAGAGCCGGTCACTCCGCCGAAACCGGAGATGGGTGATCTCGCCCTGCCCTGTTTCCCCCTGGCCAAATCGCTGAAGAGAGCTCCGGCCGAGATCGCGGCGACGATTGCGGCGGCCCATCCCACCGGGATCCCCGCTGACCGGATGGCTTCGCTTATGGGGCGCCCTTCAGCTCCCGGTCTAACCGGGATCGCGGCGGCGGGCCCCTATGTCAATTTCAAGCTCGACACGGGTGGGTTGGTTTCCTGGCTGTTACCGATGATCTTGGAAGGGGAGGCGCCCTATGGCGCTCCACTGCCCCCCACCGGGCGCAAAATTGTCTTGGAGTATTCGGGACCCAACACAAACAAACCGCTTCACCTCGGGCATGTCAGGAACAATGTTCTGGGGATGAGTCTCAGCAATATCCTCGCAGCGACGGGCGAGAATGTCGTTCGGGTGAACATTGTCAATGACCGGGGCATTCACATCTGCAAATCAATGATCTCCTACCGGCGCTGGGGAAAGGGTCTGACACCGCAGGATGAGAAGATAAAGCCGGATCACTTTGTCGGCAATCTTTATGTCCTCTTCGATCAAAAACTAAAAGGGGAACGGGCCGAGTGGGAGAAAAACCATCAGTCCTCTGCATCGGCGGCGGATGAAGCGGCCGATGAGTGGCGCAGTGACGCCGAAGCGGCGGAGGATGAATTTTTGGCGCAATCATCTTTAATGCATGAGGCGCGGGAATGTCTCCGGGCTTGGGAAGCGGAGGACCCCGAAACGCGCCGTCTGTGGAAGAGAATGAACGATTGGGTCTACGAGGGCTTCCGCGAGACGTACAAACGGATGGGTTGCACTTTCGAAAACTGGTATCGTGAGAGTGAAACGTATAAGCTGGGGAAGGAGGTCGTCGATAAGGGCCTCGAACAGGGCGTTTTCTACCGCAAATCCGACGGATCGGTTTGGGCTCGGCTGGAATCCGAGGGATTGGACGATAAGTTGCTGCTGCGATCCGACGGGACCAGCATCTATATCACCCAGGATCTGGGCACGGCGGTGAAGCGTTATGAAGACGAGCAGATGGATCGTTCCCTCTATGTCGTAGGGAGTGAACAAGTCCATCATTTCAAAACTCTTTTCGCTATCTTAAAGATCTTGGGATATCCCTGGGCCGGCGGCTGCCACCATGTGCGCTATGGTCTTATCAATCTTCCCCGGGGCATGGGAAAACTAAAATCGCGTGAAGGCCGCCGGGTCGACGCCGATACCCTTCTCGATCAATTGCGTGACATGGCGGTGGAGAAAATTGAAAGCGCAATAGAAGAAGGGAAAATGGATCGCAGCGAGGTCGGCGATTTGCTCGAAGCGGCGGAAAGGGTTGGACAGGCGGCGCTGAAGTTATATCTCCTGCAAGTGAGCGCCGACAAGAATATTGTTTACGATCCCGATGCGACGCTGCAATTCGCCGGGGATACCGGACCCGCCATTCAATACAGCCATGCAAGGATCCACGGCATTTTGCGCAAGGGGATCGCGCAGGGTCTGGTTTCTGAAGAGGATCTTGATCGCGAGAGCACGAACGGCTTCGCCTCCATACGGGTCCGCGGTGATGCGGTGAATCCGGCCTTGCTTACCGATCCCCATGAACGAGCCCTGCTCATGCAACTCATGGCTTATCCGGCCGCCATCGATCTGGCGGCGCGGACCCTCTCTCCCTCGCCGGTAGCGAATTATCTGCTGGAGCTTACAAAAATGTTCGCCCGCTTCTATCACAATTGCCCTGTGCTGAAGGCCGACACAAAAGAGCTGGTGCTGACGCGACTGCAGTTATGTCTGGCGACGGCCGGTCTCTTGAGGCGGGGGCTGGCCCTCTTGACGGTGGAGGCGCCGGAGCGGATGTAG
- a CDS encoding UPF0489 family protein yields MNRWRYRVPLPMGSCRRRLGLLVILMAGCSTCAPQTEIETLTLADGNVTIQKEGSFYTFRRNQWSFYSWIHGATNTHHPRDEIQGTTPPVLIHFDAHSDMHPAPSCAEPESLRAGSLPSAERYTIRLSISNFILPTLYYGVVREVYWVQPPISAYQGGMETVPFDLEERDGWIRIVPKPGAQPLDTAAWSIRSYRGESVPRNLDVAVAAGMAAEDWAAGPYTLHCLSFEQLIALEKEGRFDGIETVFDLDLDYFGTSGSLRGYGYLAFTKGSHIALGALGGTLPVFYRSLKDLESEAGILRDFIRRLSPQVVAMAESPDHAHRGMIPSLEGWIETDLLPGRRERPLLGLVSLRTGESLTDLSPDCPVSVNLKGAASFTVDLSRGPEVGEALEMALYHNPHSSDDQLVWRKDLAAGASSVECPLAAFFSNGPEPLGAGWDLEIRQKATGFLLWSSEFCLDDDGWLLRSTLEDLVQSGRLVEDNPAHYISMAPSRIIAEGRRNGLNRNEIHRLLLAHPGVWEHQCRNLQSFREQGGLVGR; encoded by the coding sequence ATGAATCGATGGCGATATAGGGTCCCCCTCCCGATGGGGTCCTGCCGGCGCCGCCTGGGTCTGTTGGTCATTCTCATGGCCGGATGCTCTACTTGTGCTCCTCAGACAGAGATTGAAACCCTCACTCTGGCGGATGGGAATGTGACGATCCAGAAAGAGGGCTCTTTCTATACTTTTCGCAGGAATCAGTGGTCTTTTTATTCCTGGATCCATGGAGCGACAAATACCCATCATCCGAGGGATGAGATTCAAGGAACCACCCCGCCCGTTCTGATTCATTTTGATGCCCACAGCGATATGCATCCCGCTCCCAGCTGCGCTGAGCCGGAAAGCCTTCGGGCGGGATCTCTCCCGTCTGCGGAGCGGTACACCATCCGGCTTTCGATTTCGAATTTCATTCTTCCGACCCTCTACTATGGAGTTGTTCGTGAGGTTTATTGGGTCCAACCGCCTATCTCAGCCTACCAGGGCGGGATGGAGACCGTCCCCTTTGATTTGGAGGAAAGGGACGGCTGGATACGGATTGTCCCCAAACCGGGGGCGCAGCCCCTCGATACGGCCGCTTGGAGCATCCGTTCCTATCGCGGAGAGAGTGTTCCGCGCAACCTGGATGTCGCCGTTGCGGCGGGGATGGCGGCGGAGGACTGGGCGGCGGGCCCGTATACCCTGCATTGTCTGAGCTTTGAACAGCTGATCGCCCTTGAGAAGGAGGGGCGTTTTGATGGAATCGAGACGGTGTTCGATCTCGATCTCGACTATTTTGGGACGAGCGGTTCCTTGCGGGGCTATGGCTATCTGGCTTTCACAAAGGGAAGCCATATCGCCCTGGGCGCCTTGGGTGGAACACTGCCTGTCTTCTATCGTTCTCTGAAGGATTTGGAAAGCGAAGCGGGGATCCTTCGGGATTTCATACGCCGCCTCTCCCCCCAGGTCGTCGCCATGGCCGAGTCTCCCGATCATGCCCACCGGGGGATGATCCCCAGTTTGGAGGGATGGATCGAAACAGATCTCTTGCCGGGCCGGCGGGAACGGCCCCTCCTCGGCCTTGTCTCACTTCGGACCGGGGAATCCCTTACGGATCTCTCACCCGATTGTCCCGTCTCCGTCAATTTAAAAGGGGCGGCGTCCTTCACGGTGGATCTGTCCCGGGGGCCGGAGGTGGGGGAGGCCCTGGAGATGGCGCTCTATCACAATCCCCACTCTTCCGACGATCAACTCGTCTGGAGGAAGGATTTGGCGGCCGGAGCCTCCTCGGTTGAATGCCCGCTCGCCGCTTTCTTCTCCAACGGCCCTGAACCCCTCGGTGCGGGATGGGATCTTGAAATCCGGCAGAAGGCCACCGGATTTCTTCTTTGGAGCTCCGAGTTTTGTCTTGATGATGACGGATGGCTGCTGCGCTCGACCCTGGAGGATCTTGTTCAATCGGGGCGTCTGGTGGAAGACAATCCGGCGCATTATATATCCATGGCGCCCTCCAGGATTATTGCAGAGGGACGGCGGAACGGCCTGAATCGAAATGAGATTCATCGCCTTCTGCTGGCTCATCCCGGGGTGTGGGAGCATCAGTGCCGGAATTTACAATCCTTCCGTGAACAAGGTGGCTTGGTGGGGAGGTAG
- a CDS encoding response regulator: MNEVFQTHLSFLDDHIGGFLSGKAYLAFGEGGSGKSIMGLQYALGAVKNGEAAVYMVMERPADLIAQGMSLGLGLDPAVKSGRLIFLEYDRDVTSRIMRFGWKPFLEQLEPLRQEGEIRRIVFDPIHPLFAGTTEEGRLRYDLRYLVETLQEWNWTPLFLNDRGATQGHPSFYRVFTEVCYGVFELQDEIENLESNKYLFIHNIRQSSDRMRKIPFQIVADRGIVERSISRPDVIEIPVAVQGKEEEEPAMPTVLFADDDPFVRSILKKALRKEFNIILAEDGAEAVTFALSEKPDVVVLDVEMPRFSGFEVCRTLRARGFDRAIIFISAAGSQEERVKGLSLGANDFITKPFDLLVVQEKIRNASRIRVTSAGPRQQNIPLETLLDTAHGTRLSGAEFRMRLARACEGIEKFDVPIGIVQLNWDAEQLGEDAVQRIHSDLENWSRPEDLMTFNDHNEALVVLNAEGRSGTIAYIRKLRRFWVQNLGPENAAGFLSQIKVSFGIVQSTGKKALTPKRALAFVENQQANLYGDPMFQRSSDGESGDSSTSTGTDG; encoded by the coding sequence ATGAACGAGGTCTTTCAAACGCATCTTTCATTCCTGGATGACCATATTGGCGGCTTCCTCAGCGGGAAAGCCTACCTTGCCTTTGGTGAGGGGGGATCAGGGAAATCCATCATGGGACTCCAGTACGCGCTCGGCGCCGTCAAAAACGGCGAGGCGGCGGTTTATATGGTCATGGAAAGACCCGCTGATCTCATCGCACAGGGCATGAGCCTCGGTCTTGGTCTCGATCCTGCTGTTAAGAGTGGGCGACTTATCTTTCTTGAGTATGACAGGGATGTGACAAGCCGGATCATGCGATTCGGCTGGAAGCCCTTCCTTGAACAACTGGAACCCCTTCGTCAGGAAGGGGAGATCCGGCGGATTGTTTTTGATCCTATCCATCCTCTTTTCGCCGGAACGACCGAAGAAGGGCGACTACGCTACGATCTCCGCTATTTAGTGGAGACATTACAGGAATGGAATTGGACACCGCTATTCCTGAATGATCGAGGAGCGACGCAGGGCCATCCGTCATTTTATCGGGTTTTTACGGAAGTCTGCTACGGTGTCTTTGAGCTGCAAGACGAGATTGAGAATCTTGAATCGAACAAATACCTCTTCATTCACAATATCAGGCAGTCATCAGATCGGATGCGGAAAATCCCCTTTCAGATTGTGGCGGACAGGGGAATTGTTGAACGATCCATCAGCAGGCCTGATGTGATTGAGATTCCGGTGGCTGTTCAGGGAAAGGAAGAGGAAGAACCGGCTATGCCGACCGTGCTCTTCGCTGACGATGATCCATTTGTCCGATCCATTCTCAAGAAGGCGCTGCGGAAGGAGTTTAACATTATATTGGCGGAGGACGGCGCCGAAGCCGTGACATTCGCGTTGAGTGAAAAACCGGATGTCGTTGTGCTTGATGTGGAAATGCCGCGATTTTCAGGATTTGAAGTCTGCCGCACTTTGCGAGCGAGAGGATTTGATCGCGCGATCATCTTCATCTCCGCCGCCGGAAGCCAGGAAGAACGGGTCAAAGGGTTATCTCTGGGAGCCAACGATTTTATCACAAAACCGTTTGATTTGCTGGTGGTCCAAGAAAAGATCCGCAATGCAAGCCGTATCCGGGTGACCAGCGCCGGCCCGCGGCAGCAGAATATTCCATTGGAAACCTTGTTGGATACGGCCCACGGAACCCGGTTGTCAGGCGCCGAATTCAGAATGAGATTAGCCAGAGCTTGTGAAGGTATCGAGAAATTCGATGTCCCGATCGGCATTGTTCAATTAAATTGGGATGCGGAACAGCTGGGTGAAGATGCCGTACAAAGAATCCATTCGGATCTTGAAAACTGGAGCCGGCCCGAGGATCTCATGACCTTTAATGATCATAATGAAGCCCTTGTCGTCCTCAATGCCGAGGGCCGCAGCGGGACAATAGCCTATATACGGAAACTTCGCCGGTTTTGGGTGCAAAATCTCGGTCCAGAGAACGCGGCCGGGTTCCTAAGCCAAATCAAGGTCTCCTTCGGTATTGTACAATCTACCGGGAAGAAAGCGCTCACACCCAAAAGGGCGCTGGCTTTTGTGGAGAATCAACAGGCTAATCTTTATGGCGATCCAATGTTCCAACGATCCTCTGATGGGGAATCCGGGGATTCTTCAACGTCGACCGGAACCGATGGATGA
- a CDS encoding glycosyltransferase family 2 protein, translated as MLKRTTSYFALFIFLAAFLSLAGYLIFALVFKEPLPVMPILIRGAGGFFFGFMCLLLLRYLFLMWFAYLDQVEGSLEKTPESTPGVSIIVPAFNEGAGIEAAIRSLLELDYPTYEIIVVDDGSTDDTYQRAQSMEGRYSGVRIRVLHKRNGGKASALNLGIAAADEELILCVDGDSKLAPGSLRSAMIHFADPDVGAVAGNVKVVNRRNMITRLQALEYIEGLNMVRRAQAFFRSVNIIPGPFGIFRRRVILEAGGYTTDTFAEDCDITLKILERGWKIRYEPHAIAFTEAPENMQDLIKQRYRWTRGVLQALKKRWAAALSFRNRGLSFAVLYLSFEGLIWPAVNVAAHLFLIYVTGLYGGGALLVLWWAQLTVLDLVAALYCIVVEEERLSLIPYAIVYRLFFALALDICKLAASVEELFAVEMSWGKVERRGRI; from the coding sequence ATGCTCAAGAGGACGACAAGCTATTTCGCCCTGTTTATCTTTCTGGCCGCCTTTTTATCTTTGGCCGGTTACCTCATTTTTGCACTCGTTTTTAAAGAGCCCCTTCCGGTTATGCCGATCCTCATTCGCGGCGCCGGAGGATTCTTCTTCGGTTTCATGTGCCTGCTGCTGCTGCGTTATCTTTTCTTGATGTGGTTTGCCTATCTGGACCAGGTGGAGGGCTCCTTGGAGAAAACGCCGGAATCGACACCCGGCGTCAGTATTATTGTACCAGCCTTCAACGAGGGGGCCGGAATCGAGGCGGCTATCCGCTCGCTGCTGGAACTCGATTACCCGACCTATGAGATTATCGTGGTGGATGACGGCTCAACGGATGATACGTATCAGAGAGCCCAATCGATGGAGGGGCGGTATTCCGGGGTGCGCATCCGCGTTTTACACAAGCGAAACGGGGGCAAGGCGAGCGCATTGAATCTCGGTATCGCGGCGGCAGATGAAGAATTGATTCTCTGTGTTGATGGCGATTCCAAGTTGGCGCCCGGCAGTCTTAGATCGGCGATGATCCATTTCGCTGATCCGGATGTAGGGGCGGTGGCTGGAAATGTTAAAGTGGTCAACCGGCGCAATATGATTACTCGTCTGCAGGCTTTGGAATATATCGAAGGTTTGAATATGGTCCGGAGGGCGCAGGCCTTCTTCCGGTCGGTGAATATCATTCCAGGGCCTTTCGGGATCTTTCGGCGGCGGGTGATACTCGAGGCGGGCGGCTATACGACCGACACATTCGCCGAGGATTGCGATATTACCCTGAAGATTCTTGAGCGCGGCTGGAAGATCCGCTATGAGCCGCATGCCATTGCTTTCACTGAAGCGCCGGAGAACATGCAGGACCTCATCAAGCAGCGTTACCGCTGGACAAGAGGGGTGCTGCAGGCTCTCAAAAAGCGCTGGGCAGCGGCCTTGAGCTTTAGAAATAGAGGACTTTCCTTTGCGGTTCTGTACCTCTCATTCGAAGGATTGATCTGGCCTGCGGTCAATGTCGCGGCGCATCTCTTCCTCATCTATGTGACGGGATTATACGGAGGCGGGGCGCTCCTCGTTCTATGGTGGGCGCAACTCACGGTATTGGATCTGGTGGCGGCGCTCTACTGCATTGTTGTAGAGGAGGAGCGGTTGTCGCTGATTCCCTACGCCATCGTATACCGGCTTTTCTTTGCTTTAGCCTTGGATATCTGCAAACTCGCCGCCTCGGTGGAGGAACTCTTCGCGGTTGAGATGAGCTGGGGGAAGGTCGAACGCCGGGGACGAATCTAA